TGCCCGAGCGCATCGAAACCGGTTATCGCCGTCGTTCGCTCGTTCATGGAAACGGTGAGCTCCGCATCGAGTATCACGGTCGCGGGCATTATATCGGCAGAACGCAGGCTCCGTTTGATGTTCTCCCCGCGAATGGCGACTACGGCGTTTTTCGTCGCCTCTGCGCCGGTGCCCGATGTCGTCGGAACGGCTATGATCGGCAGCGGCGGGCGCGTTATCTTTCGCATCTCTTTCGCGCCTTCAAGGTAATCCGCTATCGACCCATCATTGCGCGCCAGCACCGACACCGCTTTCGCTGTATCGATGGCGCTGCCGCCGCCGATGACGACGATGGCGTCGGGGGAAAGCGTTCGCGCTTTTGCCGCAAGCGAATCGACCGATGCGGTGTCCGGCTCTCCGGAGGGGAGATGATAGAGCGCCGCTTTTTTCACTTTTGCTGCGATGATCTTCGACGCACGCTCTACGACGCCGTTCTCGACGATGGTGCGTCCGCCGGCCACGAGCAGCACCGTGCCGGCGAGCGGCACTGCAGAAAGGTCCGCGAGAGCGCCCGGGTGTGCTATCACCGTCCGTGGTGAAACGATGGTCATTTCCATTGCCTGTCCCTTTTCCCCGAGTATACCACGAGGGGCATGAATGTCAATTTTCGTCTCGTTTTTCGAGCGATCGTTCCCTCGCAAAAAATATCGGTTTCACGCTTGACATGCGAGGCATGCTTCTATATACTGATTCCCCGCAATGCGGGCCGCTAGCTCAGTTGGTAGAGCAACGCTCTTTTAAGGCGTGGGTCGCAAGTTCGAATCTTGCGCGGCTCATTGATTTTTGCTCTTTCTCACGGTATACTTGCAATACGCCGGCATGGTGAAGAGGCTAAACACATCGGATTTTCATTCCGACATTTCGCGGGTTCGAATCCCGTTGCCGGTTCATAGAGGGCGCCCGAGGACACTGTCGTACGGCGCTCTCGTTTTTTTATACGGCCATTATGAATACTGACGAATTGCTCACACAGGCTTCTGCCGCATTATCCCTTTCTCTTGATGACCGGCAGTGTTCTCTCTTTGGCGCATACCAGCGTGCGCTTCTCTCGATAAACGAATCCCTCAATCTCACGGCTACCACGGACGATACGGAATTCACCGTCCGTCATATCATCGATTCTATCGCGGCGCATCGCTATTTCACGGCTTCCCGGGCGATACTCGATGTCGGGAGCGGCGGCGGACTTCCCGGTATCCCGCTCGCGATACTGTTCCCCCAGGCGCGTGTTACGCTCTGCGAATCGAAAGCAAAAAAAGCGAACGCACTTTCATCGATGGTACGGGAGCTTTCACTCTCCAATGTTCATGTTGCGCATTCGAACGTGTTCGAGCTTCGAGACCGTTTTGACACGATAACGGCGCGCGCGTTCGGCGAACTCTCAAAACTGGCCGATATACTCCACCGTGTCGGGACGGCAAAGGCACGCGCCGTGTGCTACAAAGGAAAGCGTGAGACCATAGACGGTGAAATGGCAAAAATGAACGGTTCATTGTATACTGCGGTCGTCGATGCCGTGACGGTGCCCTTTCTAGCGGAAGAGCGCCATATCGTCGTACTCACAAAAAGGCACCAGGGACATTAATGGGAAAAGTAACAGCGATAGCGAATCAGAAAGGCGGCGTTGGAAAAACGACAACCGCCGTGAGTCTTGCGAGCTTTCTCGCAGCAAAAGGGAAACGCATACTGCTCATCGATCTCGACCCGCAGGGTAATGTATCGAGCAGCCTCGGTATCGGGAAAGGAAGCCTTGAGAACGGCGTCTATGAACTGCTCATGCAGGAATCGGATGCCGCCGCGGTCATCACCAAGACCGGTGTTGAGAACCTCGATCTCATACCGTCGACGGTCGATCTCGTCGGCGCGCAGATAGAGCTCGTTTCGGAGATGGGCCGCGAATATCGGCTCGGCACCGGTCTGAAACCGATACTCGATACCTATGACTTCATCCTCATTGACTGTCCGCCGGAACTGGGGCTCCTTACGTTGAACGCGCTCACTGCGTCCAATTCCGTGCTCATTCCTATTCAATGCGAATTCCTCGCGCTTGACGGACTCACCCAGCTCCTTGAAACGGTGAAGCTCGTGAAAAAGAATTTGAACCAGAACCTCGCCATCGAAGGCGTGCTTCTCACCATGTACGACACTCGCACCAATCTATCGAATCAAGTCGTCGAAGAGGTCACCGCGTACTTCAAGGACAAGACCTATAAGACCATCATTCCCCGCAATGTCCGTTTGAGCGAAGCACCGAGCCATGGAAAACCCATCGGGGAATATGACAAGGACAGCATCGGGGCGAAAAGCTACCGTGAGCTCGCGGAAGAATTCATCGCACGTAATTAATAGAACGAAAGAATCGGGAGACAGCATGTCATCAAAAAAACGGGCACTGGGGCGGGGCATCGGCGCCCTCATCAAGGATCAGGGGTTCAAGGAAGATGATATCGCCGAAGAGGGTCTTACCGAGATACCGCTCACGAAGATAGAGCCCAATGCGTATCAGCCGCGAAAGCATTTCAATGAGGCTGAGATCGAGAACCTCGCGCAGAGCATCAAAGAACACGGACTCATGAGCCCGGTGCTCGTAAGGAGGCGTGCCGCTGACCGTTATGAGATCATAGCGGGTGAACGGCGTTTCCGGGCGTTCAAGTCGCTGAAGAAACAGAAGATACCCGCCATCGTCATGAACGTCCCTGATAATAAAATGCTCGAACGAGCCCTTATCGAGAATATTCAGCGCGCCGATCTTAACCCCATCGAGATAGCGGAAAGCTATCGCCGTTTGATCGATGACCTTGGGCTCAGGCATGACGATCTGGCTGCCCGCGTCGGTAAGAGCCGCCCGGTCATAACCAATGCGCTTCGCCTCCTCGATCTACCCGTGACGATACGCCATCTCCTTGTGCAGGAAAAGATCTCCGAGGGGCACGCCCGTCTCATCCTTTCCATCACCGATGAGAACGCTCGTGAGAGCTTCGCCAATGAGATAATCAGCGGCGGCTATTCGGTAAAAAAAGCGGAAGAGATATTGAAGGGTAAGCGCGGAAAAAAGCGGGCGAAAACGGGAACACCGGCAAAAGACCCGAACGTTCGTAAGGTCGAAAGCGATCTGACGAAGCTCTTGGGAACGAAAGTGAGCGTCCATGACGAGAAGGGCCGCGGGAAAATAGTGATCGAATACTACAACAACGAAGATTTCTCACGCATCATGGAGATATTCGAGAAGAACTGACACTTCGGTCCATAGGAATGATCTCCCTTATGCTGCGTATACCAAGCCATGGAACATCCGTCCGTTCGTCGTTTCATCGGCCACTACTTTTTTGCTGAGCCCGATAAGCGGTATGCCCTTTTCAACAGTGGCACGGAATATCTCCTGCATATCGTTCAGGTGCGGCTGACTGAGATTGATCCCGTAGAGCTTATCCATTTTCGACATCGCGCCGATATAATGCGACCCCTTGCCGCAGAAATGTATCGCCCCGCCGCCGAACTCGTCGAATATACGCTGATCGTAGGGGCGTATGAATTCCTCATACTGCTCGGGTGAGAAATTCATCGCCGAATCGTTCCTGAGCATTACCGGCCCGCGGTGCATGAGCCCCCAGTGCACTGAAACACCATCCGTTCTCGGCGGGAAAAGCGCATGCCATTTTTTGAGGAAGATGATGTACGTTTCCGTGATGAGCGAAAGAAGGTCCTTGATGAACACAGGGTCATCGTACATATCGTAGAACACATTGCTCCCCCAGAGAAGCTCAAGCGTATCGATGGGTCCCTGCAGGTCGGGATGATACACGTGGATGTACTTCGCCATTTTCGGATACATTTTCATTATCTCGCGATATCGCTCCCCGACAGCGAACACCTTCGGCCCAAAACCTTTTGAAAGATCGGGCACCCCGGCGGCAAGCACCTTCTTTATCTCATCACGTGTCCCGAAATGCGTCGCCTGCGGCGAGCTGTCGTAATGGTCTTCCAGATGGACAATGGGGCAGCCGAATACGGATGCGAGTATGCCGGGACCGTAGTTGGAACGCACGTTCATTATTGCCGGTGCATCCTTTCCGTTGGCCAGCACCGATGAGCAGGCTGCGAATTCGCGGAGTATCATCTTCTCGTCGTCAGCGACCGCTTCGTTCATGCTGGCCTTCGGCCAGGCCAGGGTGGATGGCACAGCATACCCGCGTGCGGGAGAGAACACATCCCCGCGATACTTCCCGAGGGTAAAATCCTTCCACGCATTGAAATGTGCTTCCTCTTTTCCCGCGTCGATACGCGATTCGATATCATCGAGAAATGGTGTGAGCATAACGCCTCCAATGGTTATACAACTATCGCTATGAACAGCCGCTGATTCTACCGGTATACGGAAATAGCCTTACGGAAAACGGAAGTGATGTTTCACGTGAAACATCACTCTATCCCGCTACCGCTTCCCCCGAAATTCCGTCGGCGTCATGCCGGTTACTTTATTGAACGTCTCATTGAAATGAGAAACGCTGTCATACCCCGACCCGAACGCGATGGACAGCACACGATCATGCCCCTGTGTGAGAAGCTCTTTTGCGTGTTCAATGCGTATCGTTGTCAGATATTGGACGAAGGTGGCGCCGGTAGCGCGCTTGAACAGCTCTGAAAAGCGCCTGACCGAAAGCCCGCACATCGCCGCATATCGCTCCGGCGTAAGCTCCTCATGATAATTCGCAGCAATGTCGGAAAGCACCGACCGTACCCGTACATCACCCGCATGTTTTTCACCATCGTCTTCTCTCACGATGATCGCCGCCAGTTCGATCATGTATGCGCGGACGAGGTCATCCATGCCCTCGCGGTCGCTGCGCCGTTCCGCCATCATACGACGCATGAGCGTTTTCGCCCCTGCAACGGCAACAGGATCGTTCATAACGAATGGATTTTTTTCTGCACGTTGCGTCAACCGGACCGACAGCGTTCCGGACAGATACTCGTACCCGAACGTCACTATCATCTGGTTAAGCGGCTTTCCCTTCACATCGACCGCGCGATGGGGGACTTTGCCGTCCCAGAGAAGGAGTATCCCTGCTGATACATCGATCGCGCGTCCGGGGGGCGCTTCGTCAGCGGCTATCTCGTATTTCCCCTCGCCCCCGAGGACGATCCCTATTTCGTAACACTGGTGCGTATGATAATCCATCGCGAAATCGTCGGGATGAACACCCTCCCGTATCGCTATATCCGTCGGCCCGGTAATGACATCACGACGCATGAGTATGCCCCGCTTTGTTCGCTGCTGCGTCCGTTCCCGAATGTTTCACGTGAAACATCCTAGAGCCGGTAATCGATGCGCTTCTCGTCGCTGTTGAAAATGAGCGTCACCTTGCTCCGTTTGTCCGCTATGCGCATTTTCGTATGCCCTATCGCGACGTATACATCGGGGAACAGGTTCTCGTCGACCGTTATCGATGCTTCCGTCGAGTTATCCATCTTCTCG
This sequence is a window from Spirochaetota bacterium. Protein-coding genes within it:
- a CDS encoding iron-containing alcohol dehydrogenase gives rise to the protein MEMTIVSPRTVIAHPGALADLSAVPLAGTVLLVAGGRTIVENGVVERASKIIAAKVKKAALYHLPSGEPDTASVDSLAAKARTLSPDAIVVIGGGSAIDTAKAVSVLARNDGSIADYLEGAKEMRKITRPPLPIIAVPTTSGTGAEATKNAVVAIRGENIKRSLRSADIMPATVILDAELTVSMNERTTAITGFDALGQLIESLICRRSNPFIAATALHGITLMGKHFSGACDEPKNIDHRANMQFAAYLSGFCLANSGLGLAHGLASSIGGKYPIVHGLIIGVLLPHVMRYNLQSSESLLARAAEALTGRTFINDLEAAVKGIEAVEALKERHTIPPTLAPFGIATKDIPDIVRASFGGSMSGNPAPVDEESVIQFMEKLI
- the rsmG gene encoding 16S rRNA (guanine(527)-N(7))-methyltransferase RsmG gives rise to the protein MNTDELLTQASAALSLSLDDRQCSLFGAYQRALLSINESLNLTATTDDTEFTVRHIIDSIAAHRYFTASRAILDVGSGGGLPGIPLAILFPQARVTLCESKAKKANALSSMVRELSLSNVHVAHSNVFELRDRFDTITARAFGELSKLADILHRVGTAKARAVCYKGKRETIDGEMAKMNGSLYTAVVDAVTVPFLAEERHIVVLTKRHQGH
- a CDS encoding AAA family ATPase — translated: MGKVTAIANQKGGVGKTTTAVSLASFLAAKGKRILLIDLDPQGNVSSSLGIGKGSLENGVYELLMQESDAAAVITKTGVENLDLIPSTVDLVGAQIELVSEMGREYRLGTGLKPILDTYDFILIDCPPELGLLTLNALTASNSVLIPIQCEFLALDGLTQLLETVKLVKKNLNQNLAIEGVLLTMYDTRTNLSNQVVEEVTAYFKDKTYKTIIPRNVRLSEAPSHGKPIGEYDKDSIGAKSYRELAEEFIARN
- a CDS encoding ParB/RepB/Spo0J family partition protein, with the translated sequence MSSKKRALGRGIGALIKDQGFKEDDIAEEGLTEIPLTKIEPNAYQPRKHFNEAEIENLAQSIKEHGLMSPVLVRRRAADRYEIIAGERRFRAFKSLKKQKIPAIVMNVPDNKMLERALIENIQRADLNPIEIAESYRRLIDDLGLRHDDLAARVGKSRPVITNALRLLDLPVTIRHLLVQEKISEGHARLILSITDENARESFANEIISGGYSVKKAEEILKGKRGKKRAKTGTPAKDPNVRKVESDLTKLLGTKVSVHDEKGRGKIVIEYYNNEDFSRIMEIFEKN
- a CDS encoding AraC family transcriptional regulator; amino-acid sequence: MRRDVITGPTDIAIREGVHPDDFAMDYHTHQCYEIGIVLGGEGKYEIAADEAPPGRAIDVSAGILLLWDGKVPHRAVDVKGKPLNQMIVTFGYEYLSGTLSVRLTQRAEKNPFVMNDPVAVAGAKTLMRRMMAERRSDREGMDDLVRAYMIELAAIIVREDDGEKHAGDVRVRSVLSDIAANYHEELTPERYAAMCGLSVRRFSELFKRATGATFVQYLTTIRIEHAKELLTQGHDRVLSIAFGSGYDSVSHFNETFNKVTGMTPTEFRGKR